Proteins from a genomic interval of candidate division KSB1 bacterium:
- the hslV gene encoding ATP-dependent protease subunit HslV: protein MTGGRIIHATTVLALRHKGKAVIAGDGQVTYGDTILKAHARKVRKLYNGKVLAGFAGAAADAFTLFERFEEKLDQFNGNLSRAAVELAKDWRTDRYLRRLEAQLAVLNEKNIFLISGTGDVIEPDDDLVAIGSGGDFALIAARALMKHSQLDAVGIAREAMLLTAQMCIFTNDQIIIEEL from the coding sequence ATGACCGGCGGCAGAATTATCCACGCCACGACCGTTCTTGCCCTGCGTCACAAAGGCAAAGCCGTGATTGCAGGCGACGGTCAGGTGACCTACGGCGACACTATTCTGAAAGCCCACGCGCGCAAGGTGCGCAAGCTATACAACGGCAAGGTCTTGGCCGGATTTGCCGGCGCAGCCGCCGACGCCTTTACGCTTTTCGAAAGATTTGAGGAAAAGCTTGATCAATTCAACGGCAATCTGAGCCGAGCTGCGGTCGAGTTGGCCAAGGACTGGCGCACCGACCGCTATCTGCGTCGTTTGGAAGCTCAGTTGGCGGTGCTGAACGAAAAGAACATTTTTCTCATCTCCGGAACCGGCGATGTGATCGAGCCGGATGACGATTTGGTCGCCATCGGCTCAGGCGGCGACTTTGCCCTGATAGCTGCCCGCGCCTTGATGAAGCACTCGCAGCTCGACGCCGTGGGCATTGCCCGCGAAGCGATGCTGCTGACGGCGCAGATGTGCATTTTTACCAACGATCAAATCATTATCGAAGAACTCTAG
- the rpoN gene encoding RNA polymerase factor sigma-54 — protein MVRLGQQLRMELRQSPQQVLLSSLLQLPIMSLEQRIQMELEMNPLLEIDQEQEMDLEMEQEPEIELKLEDEKDEEALDEQEIGEIELEKEKEEIDWETILHDDSDYEVHLPREKGEEEENANVPVYQESLTDHLLTQLHVSELNPHEQLIGEYIIWNLDSSGYLTMDVETIAENLEEDVDLVEHVLSVIQEFDPPGIAARNLQECLLIQLHQQKPRNELAVRMIRDYFDDFKNKRFEKLAKNLEIDIEEVKEIYEAVTKLNPKPGEGYATNTNDYIVPDLEVRREGDEFKIIMQDFNIPPLRINNEYKKMLLDRKHTSKEARDFIRQRLESARWLINSIHQRRATILRTMEAIVNRQRDFFEKGPEHLKPMILKDIADDIGMDISTISRVTNGKYVQTEYGIFELKHFFSEKYTTEDGEDVSNKIIKNLIKEIVENEPPQKPYNDLKISQILKQKGYNVARRTIAKYREQMNIPVARLRRRI, from the coding sequence ATGGTAAGATTGGGACAACAACTTCGGATGGAACTGCGGCAATCGCCGCAACAGGTCTTGTTGTCGTCGCTTCTGCAGCTGCCGATCATGAGTCTCGAGCAGCGTATCCAGATGGAGCTGGAAATGAATCCTCTCCTGGAAATTGACCAGGAACAGGAGATGGATTTGGAGATGGAGCAGGAACCGGAAATCGAGCTCAAACTCGAAGATGAAAAGGATGAGGAAGCGCTCGACGAGCAGGAAATTGGTGAAATCGAGCTCGAAAAAGAAAAGGAAGAGATCGATTGGGAGACCATTCTGCACGACGATTCGGATTACGAAGTGCATTTGCCGCGTGAAAAGGGTGAGGAGGAAGAGAATGCCAATGTTCCTGTTTACCAGGAGAGCCTGACCGATCATCTGCTCACGCAGCTGCACGTCTCCGAGCTGAATCCGCACGAACAGCTTATCGGCGAGTATATCATTTGGAATTTGGACAGCTCCGGGTATCTTACCATGGATGTGGAGACGATCGCCGAGAATTTGGAAGAGGACGTCGACCTGGTGGAACATGTGCTCAGCGTGATTCAGGAATTCGATCCGCCCGGCATTGCCGCGCGCAACCTGCAGGAATGCCTGCTGATTCAGCTGCATCAGCAAAAGCCGCGCAACGAGCTTGCCGTCCGCATGATCCGCGACTATTTCGATGATTTTAAGAACAAGCGCTTCGAAAAACTGGCCAAAAATCTGGAAATCGACATCGAAGAGGTCAAGGAAATTTATGAAGCCGTCACCAAACTGAATCCCAAACCGGGTGAAGGCTATGCGACCAACACGAACGATTACATCGTACCGGACTTGGAAGTGCGGCGCGAGGGCGACGAGTTCAAGATCATCATGCAGGATTTCAACATACCGCCGCTGCGCATCAACAACGAATATAAAAAGATGCTGCTCGACCGAAAACACACCAGCAAAGAGGCGCGCGACTTTATACGTCAGCGGCTCGAGTCGGCGCGGTGGCTCATCAATTCGATTCATCAGCGCCGGGCGACCATTCTCCGAACCATGGAGGCGATCGTCAACCGACAAAGGGATTTTTTCGAAAAAGGTCCGGAGCACCTTAAGCCGATGATCCTCAAGGACATTGCCGACGACATCGGCATGGATATTTCCACCATCAGCCGCGTCACAAACGGCAAATATGTGCAGACCGAGTACGGCATCTTTGAGCTCAAGCACTTTTTCAGTGAAAAATACACTACGGAAGACGGCGAAGATGTTTCCAACAAGATCATCAAGAATCTCATCAAAGAGATCGTGGAAAATGAGCCGCCGCAAAAGCCGTACAACGATCTCAAAATCTCCCAGATTCTGAAGCAGAAAGGTTATAACGTGGCGCGGCGGACCATCGCCAAGTATCGGGAGCAGATGAATATTCCGGTTGCGCGCCTCAGACGGAGGATTTGA
- the lptB gene encoding LPS export ABC transporter ATP-binding protein — MVLRSEGLVKVYGKRRVVNNVSVQIRQGETVGLLGPNGAGKTTTFYMIVGMIRPESGRIFFGDEDITRLPMYKRARKGLAYLAQEASVFRFLTVEENLLAILETLPLTRRQQREKAYALMDDLGITRLAKNKAITLSGGERRRLEICRALATDPKFILLDEPFAGVDPIAVEDIQRIVAGLRERGIGVLITDHNVHETLSITDRAYLLYEGTVLKEGRAYDLAHDPEARRLYLGESFRLDR; from the coding sequence CTGGTTCTTAGAAGCGAAGGGTTGGTCAAGGTTTACGGCAAGCGCCGCGTGGTCAACAACGTCAGCGTGCAGATCCGGCAGGGCGAAACGGTGGGCTTGTTGGGCCCAAACGGAGCAGGCAAAACCACGACGTTTTATATGATCGTGGGTATGATTCGCCCCGAGAGCGGCCGCATTTTTTTCGGCGATGAGGATATAACGCGTCTTCCGATGTACAAACGCGCACGCAAAGGCCTTGCCTATTTGGCACAGGAAGCGTCGGTCTTTCGCTTTTTGACCGTTGAAGAGAACCTGCTGGCGATTTTGGAAACGTTGCCGTTGACGCGCCGACAACAGCGGGAAAAGGCCTACGCCTTGATGGATGACCTCGGCATCACGCGGCTGGCAAAAAACAAGGCAATAACGCTTTCCGGCGGTGAGCGGCGACGCCTGGAAATTTGCCGAGCTCTGGCGACGGATCCCAAATTCATCCTTTTGGATGAGCCGTTTGCAGGCGTTGATCCGATCGCCGTGGAGGATATTCAACGGATCGTTGCCGGGCTGCGGGAACGCGGCATCGGCGTGTTGATTACGGATCATAATGTGCACGAAACCTTGTCCATAACCGATCGTGCGTACCTGCTTTACGAGGGGACTGTGCTTAAAGAGGGACGGGCGTACGATCTCGCGCACGACCCGGAAGCGCGAAGATTGTACTTGGGAGAAAGTTTTCGCTTGGATCGTTAG
- the lptC gene encoding LPS export ABC transporter periplasmic protein LptC yields MKRKWAALAALLWLACSSHDIEPDVVVQGDQPDQEIWNFSVTATDRGNLQAVIRAGHMRRYANRSLLIFDQGVHIDFYDQDGKHASVLTADGGELDDNTTNVKAIGNVVVKSDSGFTLYTDELFFNKERNRIYSNVTVMVTTDKGDTLRGVGFESDTQMNDWHIQKPFEGIIHKGADLQFKSKKPSRKDSTLVAPDSAAVEKRE; encoded by the coding sequence ATGAAGCGCAAATGGGCGGCGTTGGCAGCGCTGCTTTGGTTGGCCTGCAGTTCGCACGACATCGAGCCGGACGTAGTGGTGCAGGGCGATCAACCCGATCAGGAGATTTGGAATTTCTCCGTCACGGCGACCGACCGCGGCAATCTGCAGGCGGTCATCCGCGCCGGTCACATGCGGCGCTACGCCAATCGCTCGCTGCTCATCTTTGATCAGGGCGTGCATATCGATTTTTACGATCAGGATGGAAAGCATGCCTCGGTTTTGACTGCGGACGGTGGTGAGCTGGACGACAATACAACCAACGTCAAAGCGATCGGCAATGTGGTCGTCAAGTCGGACAGCGGTTTCACTCTCTACACGGATGAGCTTTTTTTCAACAAAGAGAGGAACCGCATCTACTCGAATGTGACGGTGATGGTGACCACTGACAAGGGCGATACGCTGCGCGGCGTTGGTTTTGAATCCGATACGCAGATGAACGACTGGCATATACAAAAGCCGTTCGAGGGCATAATTCACAAGGGAGCGGACCTGCAGTTCAAATCGAAAAAACCTTCCCGCAAGGATTCGACCTTGGTTGCTCCCGACTCGGCAGCTGTGGAAAAGCGGGAATGA
- a CDS encoding KpsF/GutQ family sugar-phosphate isomerase, which yields MSMQKPISGPFPPLQNKNVIIECARRVLRIESEAVAALIPRIDESFERAVRTILNCKGRVIVTGIGKSGLIGKKIAATFSSTGTPAFFLHPADAVHGDVGMVTPDDVVICLSKSGNTDEISALIPILKRIGVPIITLTGNLRSSLATRSDIVIDVGVAGEACPNDLAPTASTTAMLAMGDALAVALLEQRDFDSEDFAFLHPAGSLGRRLQKIDDIMFTGSYLPVVSKDARMTEVISEITRKRFGGTCVVDENGKLAGIITDGDLRRLLQKPCDLTSMKALEVMNPNPKTARCGSTALSAFQIMEQHNILQLIIVDDENRPVGMVHLHDLLEAGMGAFK from the coding sequence ATGAGCATGCAGAAACCGATCAGCGGGCCGTTTCCGCCGCTTCAAAATAAGAATGTAATCATCGAATGCGCACGACGCGTCCTACGCATCGAAAGCGAGGCTGTGGCCGCCCTGATTCCCCGCATCGATGAAAGTTTCGAACGCGCCGTGCGAACCATTCTTAACTGCAAGGGTCGGGTGATTGTAACCGGCATCGGCAAGTCGGGGCTCATCGGCAAAAAGATCGCCGCCACATTCAGCAGCACCGGCACCCCGGCGTTCTTTCTTCACCCCGCCGATGCGGTTCACGGCGACGTCGGCATGGTTACGCCGGATGACGTTGTCATTTGTCTGTCCAAAAGCGGCAACACCGACGAGATCAGCGCATTGATTCCCATTCTCAAGCGCATCGGCGTACCGATCATTACCTTGACGGGAAATCTTCGCTCCTCATTGGCCACTCGCAGCGACATTGTCATCGACGTCGGCGTGGCCGGCGAGGCGTGCCCGAACGACCTGGCGCCGACTGCCAGCACGACTGCCATGCTGGCCATGGGCGACGCCCTGGCGGTGGCTTTGCTGGAGCAACGCGATTTCGATTCGGAGGACTTTGCCTTTCTGCATCCGGCCGGCTCTTTGGGACGTCGGCTGCAGAAAATCGACGATATCATGTTCACCGGCAGCTACCTGCCGGTGGTTTCCAAGGATGCCCGTATGACGGAAGTCATTTCCGAAATCACGCGCAAGCGGTTCGGCGGTACCTGCGTGGTCGATGAAAACGGCAAACTGGCGGGCATCATTACCGACGGGGATTTGCGGCGTTTGCTGCAGAAACCCTGCGATTTGACTTCCATGAAGGCTTTGGAGGTGATGAACCCCAATCCGAAAACTGCGCGGTGCGGATCAACGGCGCTGTCGGCGTTTCAGATTATGGAGCAGCACAATATCCTTCAGCTGATCATCGTGGATGATGAAAATCGACCGGTAGGCATGGTGCATCTGCACGATTTGCTGGAAGCCGGCATGGGGGCGTTTAAATGA
- the kdsA gene encoding 3-deoxy-8-phosphooctulonate synthase, which translates to MKTVQVGDIKIGPGQPITLIAGPCVIESEELVLRTAEAVKKLAERYGIPYILKSSFLKDNRSSSTSYQGPGLEEGLRILQKAKQELGIPVLSDIHNEHQAKAAAEVLDVLQIPAYLSMQTSLTVAAARTGRVINVKKGQFLDPHDMKNVIQKIEHEGNERILLTERGTFFGYHNLVVDFRSLPIMRGLGYPVVIDPTHAIRVYGISSSDPRGGNPEFVPALTRAAVAAGCEAVFIETHPNCSEALCDAASMWPLQKLEKLLIQIKRIDELRKTLEVEAPL; encoded by the coding sequence ATGAAGACGGTTCAAGTGGGAGATATTAAGATTGGTCCCGGTCAGCCCATTACACTGATCGCCGGTCCCTGCGTCATAGAGTCGGAAGAGCTGGTTTTGCGGACTGCCGAAGCGGTCAAAAAGCTTGCCGAGCGATACGGCATTCCCTATATTTTGAAATCCTCCTTTCTCAAAGACAATCGCTCTTCTTCGACCAGCTATCAGGGACCCGGATTAGAAGAGGGTCTGCGCATTCTGCAAAAAGCCAAGCAGGAGCTCGGCATTCCGGTGCTGTCCGACATTCACAACGAGCATCAGGCCAAGGCGGCGGCCGAGGTGCTGGATGTGCTGCAGATACCGGCGTATCTTTCCATGCAGACCAGTTTAACCGTCGCGGCGGCCCGCACCGGCCGAGTCATCAATGTTAAAAAAGGGCAGTTTCTTGACCCGCATGACATGAAGAACGTCATTCAAAAGATCGAGCATGAAGGGAACGAACGGATTCTGCTCACCGAGCGCGGCACTTTTTTCGGTTACCATAATCTGGTGGTCGATTTTCGCTCGCTGCCGATCATGCGGGGGCTGGGTTATCCGGTGGTCATCGATCCGACGCATGCCATCCGAGTTTACGGCATCTCGTCGAGCGATCCACGCGGCGGAAACCCGGAATTCGTTCCGGCCTTGACGCGCGCCGCCGTTGCCGCCGGATGCGAAGCGGTCTTTATCGAAACGCATCCCAACTGCTCGGAGGCCCTCTGCGACGCCGCCAGCATGTGGCCGCTGCAAAAGCTGGAAAAGCTGCTTATTCAGATCAAACGAATCGATGAATTGAGAAAAACGCTCGAGGTCGAAGCGCCGCTATGA